The genomic region AGGGTCGAATATTTCAGTAGTTCCAGAGAGTGATACAGCTTGATGCTGTTGATGTATTCCGTTACCGTACACCCGAGATGCTGTTTAAATAACCTAATAATGTATTGCTTCGACAAGTTAAATGTATCACTCAGTTCCTGAAGGGAAAGCGCGCGGCTGTAATTCATCTGAATTAAGGTCAGCAGTTTGTAAAGTGCGGGTGGAATCGATGAGGGAGCCGACAGACCTTCCACCTGCTGTACGCTTAAGAGCAGAAGAAGCTCTGCAAGACACAGATCCGTCTTAAGTTTGCGGTTTATTCCTGTTTCAAAGCGATATCCTTCACACTTGACGATCAGCAGCATTGCCGCATCCTCTTTTTGTCCCAACGAAGTTTTTGGACGCAGGAAAACGCCGTCATAAGCCGTCGGGGGAAGAGAATATGGATATTTCCCTCGAAATGCAGTCTGCTGGGCGATCAGATCTCCCATGAATTTTGCAGCCGATTCCTGCGGTATGGCTTGTATCGGCCGGATAGTAGAAAAATGTATAAAAATATATTCGCATGCTTCCTCCCTACACGCGGCTGTATAAAACTTTCCCTCCGGTAGAAGCAGGCAGTCACCTGGTGTCAAATTTTTAGTTTCCCCGCATTCACAAAAGGAAATACTGCCGTTTGTAACAAGAATCAACATATTCGCCGGCGCATTCCTTCCCGTGTTCCTCCAACCGAGAGGCTGGCGTATCCTCCCCAGCATCAAGGTCTGGGGAAGTTCTGACAGGTTAATATTATACAACAAGTTTTCCATTTATTCTTTCCACTATTCCATTTTTTTATAGTGTATATTGTATATTAAATATTATAATATTTCAATACG from Bacillota bacterium harbors:
- a CDS encoding AraC family transcriptional regulator, whose amino-acid sequence is MENLLYNINLSELPQTLMLGRIRQPLGWRNTGRNAPANMLILVTNGSISFCECGETKNLTPGDCLLLPEGKFYTAACREEACEYIFIHFSTIRPIQAIPQESAAKFMGDLIAQQTAFRGKYPYSLPPTAYDGVFLRPKTSLGQKEDAAMLLIVKCEGYRFETGINRKLKTDLCLAELLLLLSVQQVEGLSAPSSIPPALYKLLTLIQMNYSRALSLQELSDTFNLSKQYIIRLFKQHLGCTVTEYINSIKLYHSLELLKYSTLTVGKVAEALGYSSTYYFCRLFKKTYHMTPTEYMKSEMDSGLPGGALRKK